Below is a window of Lepidochelys kempii isolate rLepKem1 chromosome 14, rLepKem1.hap2, whole genome shotgun sequence DNA.
TGATGGCGATGGAGAGGCACTCTGGGAGGGGCTGTCTGACAGTGACTAAGgagcaccctgccctgcctgttcaGGTCTCTCTCAGCAGAGTAGGGGAAGTGATCAGATATAGATAAGCCCAGGGGCTGTGCCAACCTCTTCCCGGTGGGGGCCTGAGGTGGGCTAAACAGAAAATTGGGAGGGTGAGGCTTTGCCCCCTTCatcatgaggccctgccccctctctgtgGCCCCATCCTGTGCTCCTCCTCAAGTAAGAGCCAgttctgcctcttcctccccccagaccctgccccctaGCCAGAGCTGGGCACTGTGGGGTGGCTGGCGCGCTGGCTGGTGCCATGGCGCAGGCTGCCAGGGCTCTCCCCCGTCTCCTGCTTCTGTTGGTGCCCGGGGCCCCTGGGCCAGGGGCAGTACTAGTGGGGAAGACTGCGGGAGCTATTTGCCTTAGCCTCCCGCcaccgctgctctccagccacccagctctgaaggcagagtggagagagtggtggctgctggccaggtgctgAGCTCTGAAGGTGGTGGTGGTTCAGGAGTAAGGCCAGGCGGGGGGCCCCAAAGCAGCCCCCAGTCCATGTCCCTGCCCACCGAGGCacgccacccagggcaggtgaagggtccggggctccccacagcagcctggaCTGACCCACTTCGGGGCCCTTTCCCTCGCCCCCCCCACCCATGTTCATTGCTCCTCAAGGGCTCTGCTGGCCCCAGAGCTGGGTCCCCCCACCCTGGTGGCTGTTACAGAATGCAACAGTCGAAGGGTGGCAGAGAACTGAGCAGCAGTCGCAGCCCTGGGGCCCCAGACACCACCagcaggaggagagctgggggaagaCCTCCATCACCTGCACCATGGCACCAGCCAGTGCAGCAGCCCCCCACACTGCCTGGCTCCCAagtaccaatttttttttaatacagtctCACTTCAACACTTTGCCATTAAGCTTTTGGGTCTCCAAAGCTTTGTTTTAAACAATGCCTGGTGCCACCTGACTTGTTTTTCCCCGAATGTAATTGCATTTAATGAAACAGCTTAATGAGTCTCTGagagatgtggggagggggggggggaagaaatcttTCACATGGTGATGAAGCACTAGTTTACCTTTCGGCGCGATGGCAGTGGACCAGATTGCCAGCTGATTTACATTGACGTAACTCCATCGGCATCAATGCGCCCAAttctccagctggtgtaaaccaatgTAGCTCCATTGGAACCAATGGACAACATGCTCATCTgatgtaaattgatgtagctccattggCATCAATGGGCCAAATCCCCAGCTGATGAAAATTGGTGTAGCCCCATTAAAGTAAATAGGGCTATGAATTTACTAGGactgagaatctagccctataGCTGCCCCCTTTCTTATCCCTTATTTTCTGCAGCCATGTAGAGGGCTGTATATAGTACAGCTGACCTTTTTCCACCCCAAAGCTTCTGCTGACATCCAGGCACCATTATGCAATGTAGCTGCTACTTTGTGATATCCCCTCACATATCAATCCTTCAGTACAGTGTACATGCTAAGTTCTCAACAGTATCCCTATGCAGCCTGCTGCAGAATTTAGACAACATAGCTGCCCTTATCTCTTTCCTTCCCAGGCTGAGGCAGGAAGGTCTGGTGGCTCAGGCACTAGAAAAATGGATTTGTTATCTAGCTCTGCCACCTATCTGCTGTGTGGCCTGATGACAGGAAAGAAGAGGAAGGGGTTATGTCCAGTATTCTTCATCCTCATGCAGTAGGCTTGGGATCATGGACAGCGCCCCCTTGGGctgaaattcatttttttcaacTCATGACTATGGTTACAGTTTGAGGTGCAAGAGATTTGAGTCTCTACACAAGTTTGTCTCTATCTAAATACACCCTGACGGAAAAACGTCTCTAGTCATTCCCCAGAACCTGTGTCACCAGCTGAACCCTACTGAGGTCCACTGCAGGTTGCAACTTTCtctgaaaatgtgtttttaatggcACAAAGCAAGATATTTATGCACGACCTCCATGAAAATGCAGCCTTTGTGTAAACtaaactaattttatttttgcatgaaTTTCCTATCACGGTAACACTTTCTGATAGAGAGAAACTTTGCAATGCAACAGGTCAAAGAGAGAAGCCTTGTGTTTTATAGGAGTAGTAGTTCGGTGAGAGTCAAGGAGAGGGGAATGGTGTCTCTTTCTGTCTCACTTGAAAGAACTGGCATTAGGGCCCCCATCCATCCATTTGCATGGTAGCTGGAGTGGAAGGTTGCTCTCTCACCCTGTTACTATCAACGGGAATGAAGCCACAGGAGGCCCTCACTCATGATGGCTGTTAAGAACTACATGGAAAGAGATACACAGAGGAAGCTATTTGCAGTGCATGCACAACACACTGAGAGACTCCAACAAAGAGTCCTAGGTGTTCTATGCTATCCTGAGCCCACCGATCAACTCCTTTCACATGGAGCCTGAGAAAAAAGGAAGCCAATACAATGAGCAAAGCTCTCAATGAGTTTGTGGCTGTGTCAAGAATTCAGACGTCCCTAGCAAATGGTTTTAGGCTGAAAAAGAAATGAGGATGATCTGAGACGATTTACTGCATCACAGACACAGCATCCATGTGTGAAATCTTGACCCCCTCGACGTCAGTGATAAATCTGGATTTTACTTCAACAGGGAAGGGATTTCACAGCATATCTCCTCTGTATCTGGCCAGTTGAAACAGCATGTGAGAAAGTGATGACATACTGAGAACTTCTGATATCCTCTCACCTTCTGACAGAGCAACAGAagtttttaatgcaatttttgtTTGTAGAAAGCTGggctgtttttgaaatttttatagaaaaatatatttattatttttccattttatttgatGACACACCACAATGAAAgtttcagtatttttaaattgtttaatgtAGGGGAGAGATTGAGTCTGGAGCACTGGGCCAAGTGTATGACCTGAGGCCTAAATCATAATCAGCAAAGTCAGGCCATCTATTAAGCAGATCCTTAATAGTTTACTGTCTGATACATGACCTTAGCAAAGGTTTAGTGTTGCTAAAAACACAGGCACTCCTAAGAAGCAACAGATACTGCAAATGTGTGTGAACATACTCCAGGAGATCAGCACAGGTACATCCTGACCTAACACAAGATAAGAGGGTTTGATAAAAGTGATAGATACGGATGTTTTGCCCAAGACACCTGGAGCAAGatacaaggggaggtaacaagCAGATGTCATGAAAAACATGAGGTGGTACGTAAGTTTTGTCTCAGTCTATAATGTTGGGTACTTCACCTTAATCCTTTTTCTGGCTTAGggagcagtggaaagtcccaccactgactgagctggtccattgcaATGGGCATATATGTTAGTGAACCTGTAGAATCTATGGGTCACTAGTACTTTGTttcgttgacaataaacctggctgaacGCCTTCACCGGTGAAGAGAGTCTGTGGTCTTTCTGGGCAGTACTATTGAGGTCTGCTGAGCCAGCTGTCTGCAGGACTGGTATACAGAGAGAATACACACACATGTTAACTGACACTCCAGATGTTAGCCACCACCCTTATCCTTTTCCCTGCTAGTTCGAACAAAACATCCTTATCTCTTAGGAATGTGTTCACATGGTTACTTGAGAACTCTGGGTGTTCTTGTACCATCCTCTCcagtcaggaatgtgcttacttgaTTAGCCAATACCTAGTGTGTTATTTTGCCAAGGCCAGGGCAACTCTAGTTCACAGGCTTTGGTTCACACTGTTAGttatgcctagggctccagcaagACCTACAGCTAAGTCCTGTTGCCATTTGTAATGGTTGGCCACTCACCTCTCATgagcccctcctgctggcagagTGGATGTACCTGCACACTCTCTCCAACTGCGGTAGGTTTTCAgggactcagccctctggccacgTCACACAGTCTACATGAACAACCAGCAAAACAGACCCCTTCCACAGTACACAGTTCTTAATTAGTCCAATAGGGGCCTATCACAGTATCCCTCGGTTGGTGTCTGTCTCACCTCCTGGAGCCCACCCTGAGCTCAGGTCCTTATTTAGTCCAACAGGGGctatcagggttccttcccccctCTAAACTCTAGagtacggatgtggggacctgcatgaaagaccccctaaacttatttctaccagcttaggttaaaacttccccaaggtacaaagtttttgcccttggattaggtaaacgctggcatcaccaagtgatttaacaaacaatcagggaaaggaccagtTGGAGTTCCTATtgccccaaaatatcccctcaagcccttacaccccctttcctggggaggcttgagaataaacaagatgagcacaaaccagccttgaatttttaagacccaaaaaacccaatcagattcttaaaaaaaaccagaactttattagaacaaaaaagataagagaacaactctgtaagatcagaatggaaaataatcttacaggcagtcagattcaaaacagagaattcctctaggcaaaaccttaagttacaaaaagacacaaaaacaggaatacacatttcctccagcacagcaaatttcacaggccaaaagaaagaaaatgcattcTAATGCATTTTCTACCTAGGATTACTTACTACTagctttacaggagttggagggcttgtatccttgatctgttcccagcaaaggtatcacacagaccaAGAAAAGCCTTTTCCCCGCCCCCATCCATATTTTAAAGtgtcttgtcccctcattggtcattttgggtcaggtgtctGCCAgtttacctgagcttcttaactcttgacaggtaaaaggactttgcctctgtccacgagggattttatagcactgtatacagaaaggtggttacccttccctttctatttatgacaggggcctaTCACAGTACCCCTCCATTGGAACATCTCTGTagccctccccaggctcagtTCTCATTCATTGGTTTCCTGCAGttctccctgggctcagtctttaaCCAGTCTTGGCCCTGGTGTGGAGCCAtgaccccagggcttcctcctTGGAGACTCTTCACCCTCTCTGATCCCAGCTCTCTACTAtcagttcagtccccttccagggGATACCAAAGTTCAATAATTGCTGAACCTTCCCTGGACCCGTTTCTTGGCTCCTCTCGGGCCTGTGTCAACTCCCTTCTTCAGGGAGGGAGCCACTTCCTGAGTGGATGGTGGGGAGAACCCAATCCCACCCACTACatcaggtcccaacccagggaccctacagaGAGCAGCTGCCTGCTGTATCCCTTTAACTATTCACTTCTgttccctaggccacttccccacagcccacacccagcTTTCCTTCACCCTTAGCTCAGGCTGAAGTCTTGaactcagtcccagcagccagccaggggctccttCTCACCTGTCCCAGCAACTGCTCCTTCTCACTCCCCTGGAACAGCTGCAACCAGCCAGGAGCACCAGTTTCACTCCTctggctccaggcagcaactgactcTGTTCTGTCCAGCAGCTCCTTTTTATAGGAGCCTGCTTGGCTCcaattggctgctccctgcagccactctaggcagcctGGAGGACTCACCGCCTCTGCTCTTTCCTGGGGCAGGATGTGGTAGGGCCACAAAGCCTTCAGCAGGCCCTCCAggcctggtacaccccatcacaccattcaatgggagttaggagaaTATCCTGGTTAGGTGCTATTGTAAATTCCACTACACACCTATCAGCTTCTTTAGATGCCCAAGCCCCTTGGTAATCCTGGCCTTGTGTCTACCTTGACAACTTCCATGGCCTGGGCTTCTCTTGAATTTCAGATATATGAAGGCTGAGATTTGCAAAGGAGCCTAGGGGATTAAGGCATGTACATCTTGGAGGACTAAGTCCATGTAACAGGTTGAGCCCTCACTGGcatagcacctcctgctggtcacctgggaattagctcttttccagccctcAGAGCACTTTCTGTTGGCCAGCATCTCACCTGCCACAggctccatgtccctcctggaccctggtgccctttaccttggggttctaCCCTACAGCAGTCCCCACACTCTGAGTCTCCCCTCCCAAGGGAACCCCCTCCCCctatgcccaccttgcctcagtggctactgccagtcatcatctagcccccctTTCTtgagggcagactgcagtctgtaatggccacacATCATTGGCAAgtgggttggacctgctgcctttccctgcagccctagtacctcccctggcctttagccaggcctcagcctggggacgggacgggacgggacgggacgccactggccctggccctgctctcAGGCAGCTAGGCCCTTCTCACTTCAGGGTTGCAGTGAACCTGACCTAGCTCCTCCCCTAGCCCTTATATcagggccaggtgtggcctgattgggtgtggccacagctgtggccacttccccaatcagcctttAACCCTTTTCCCTCAGTAGCAGGGTAACTGCCCCACTACAGTCCCTTAGACTTCTTTGAGAATCCCAGCATCAGATGATAACAAGTACAGCCAGGCATCAGGAGCTAGACAGAGAAGGTCAAGACACCTTGAGCTCCTGTGATCTAAGCCTGGCTATGCAACTAAATTACCTCaactctatgtgcctcagtttccccacctggagGATAATAACTGAGACTGGatgaataattaataatgaatcaTTCATTTAGAGCTGATCCAAAAttcagttttgtttgtgtttttaatgaaTTTTCATAGATCTGGGCAAATATTTGTCACATTTTCTTCAAACAGAATGTGCCTGTTTTCCACAGGAATGTAGGAATTTCCAGAGTCCAGCACCCTAGGTCTGACAGGGGCCAGAGCCAGATGGCAAACACCTGCAGCCTAGAACGGTAGcttgaggtggtggtggggaggtgcTCTTAGTGTAGCCAGTGCAGTAGCATCTGCCtgtgtctgcagagagcctgagacaaTTGTTCTGGGAGAGGGTAACTGCCCCAGGCATCTCCATGGGGGTTTATCTCCCAGCTCATTGGTCTGGAGGACCCCACCAACCCCATCCCAACAGGGAGCTCTGTGtgcggggggttgggggaagagcacagcagtcctgatccccctctcCCAATCAGATACACCCTGACTAGGGAGGTAAGGACTGGGGGGACCACTACTACCCCCTGCTTCTCTGTGGGCACCTTGCTGATCCCAAGGGGAGGGTCACATGCTGCCTCttctgggggggagcaggggtccCATGCCACTGTCCCAGCCTCTCTTTGAGGGgcccccaccagtgccactccaCGTGGGGTACAGGGTCAAGGGGGCAGAACCCCATGCATGGCCCTGAAGTGTCTGAATCTAGCCCTACGAGTCAACAGAGCTTTATGGAGATTAAAAGTGCCTCTTTCCACAGGCTCCTGGGAACAGCCCTGCTCAGAGCCATGACTCCTGGAGGGACCAGCACTAGCTGCTGCAGAGAGAAGGGTAGGGGCCCCCCAAATGGACAATTCTACATTGACCTCCACATCAGGGAGGTTCCCTCTGAGTGAGTGTTTGGCTGGAGACCTGCTCCATGACAGTTTAATTCATCCTCTGATCTGATGTAACTTGTGACCCATGCCAATGTCTCACCCTGCTGAGCTCTTTGTCTCAGCAAtaccttgtggcagtgagttccccaggCTAGTTGTGTGCTGGTCAGCATTGGGCAGCAGCTACCTTGGAGGCACTCTTCAGAAGAGCAGAGCTGGGTCAGGCATAGGAAGGATGAGTGCGGGGGCAGAAGGAAATGGTTGTCAGGTCTTGCcaatggggagaaggaggagaggatggactGGTGTTTGGAGGTGAGACAAAatggagcaggggttgggggctGTTCCATGAAGCTGGGGAGCATGTCAGGGTTGTGGGGCTGAGCAGAGGAGGGgactggtggggagaggggtgaaaCGGATCTCTGAAGAACCTGAGTCAGGAACTCTGGGTGGGGAATTGGCTCTGGGCCGTGGGACGGGTAATCTCAAAGAACAGGGGCTGAGAGGGTCTGTGGGGTGGAGGGTTGTGACAGGGGAGAGAGGGTATTAGGGGCTTTGGGTGTTCGTTTGGGGGTCTGGGCTGTGTGAGGCAGGGGGAGCAAGACGCTCAGGGACTAGAGTAAGAGGTTTCAGTAGGTGGAACATGTGGTGAGGGCTGGAGTCAAAGGGCCTCAGTCTCCTCTTCCTCAGACCAGACATACTCCACCGTAACAACCTGGATTTACCTTGGAGTGAGTGAGGGGGAATCAACCACATTGACACCAGTGGAGTTACTTCTCATTCTTCTTAAAATTGGGGTATGTCGGTGCTGATTTTTTTCACAGTTAGAGAccaaaccagggctcagagtCTCACACCAGGGTCTCCAACGCTCAAGGGTTACCCCAGCAGAGTGCAGGGGAAAATCAAATTACAGTGTTATTAGCTCTCCACTGAGGTGCGTCAGCCTTTGAAGTGTTTGGTGTTGCACCCAACGGATTACGCTGTGTGTGTGCAAGGAAAGAGGATGAGCTGTGTCAAAGCTACCTCTGGCTCACATGACCTAAATTGCTGAAGGGGGAATGTTCTGGCCCACGAACCTTGGTACCACATGGGCACTGTGAGTTCAAATCTAACCTGTAGCTAAAATGTGAAACCCAGAATAGACAATGTCAGCCTCTGTCCAAGGATCTTTAATTTTGGGGAAATGTCACCTGAGCACAGCAGACCAGCCAGAAGGTGCTGAAACTACTTTTGAAAGGAAAATGAATTACATATGCAAAAgcctgcagggagaggaggatgATTCGGGGTTGAAGAATTGTTGGGAACAGTGGGAGAAGGATTTGGGGGCCAGTGACAGGAAGGGTAATTATAGGAAGGGGGATAAATGAGGTGggttggggagggctggggggtagGTGGCGTGAGAGAGGTGAGGTGTGACACTGGGAAGGCGGACAGGAGGGTAAATGATGGGGGAGTGGGAGAAAATAGGGGCAGGGGGACCTGACAGCCCTACATTCCCCTCCTGTGTGCGGGCCAATATCTGGGGGCCCAGCCCATCTTCTGGCGTCTGACCCTACACCTCTCAGAGGGATTGTTTCAGGCTGTATTCATCTCCTTGAGGTGTTCTCCCTCATCTGAGAAGAGCTCATTGAGATGAATAGGACACTTCACTGAGCCTCCTATGCTGTAGATGGTTGTGTCCAGCTTTGTACTGCACTTACCGAGAGTCTCTGCGGGGTCAGAGGTGAGGGGAACCCAGACTGGCCAAGCAGGGTACCCAGTACAGCTCCTGTCCAGAAAATTGTGATGGTTCTTAAAAGACCTTTTTGGTCCACTTGTCATCCATACCCATTGCTACCTACAAATGCCACAATGATCACTtttcggagtaacagccgtgttagtctgtattcgcaaaaagaaaaggagtacttgtggcaccttagagactaaccaatttattagagcataagctttcgtgagctacagctcacttcctcagatgcatatcatggaaactgcagcaggctttatatatacacagagaatatgaaacaatacctcctcccaccccactgtcctgctggtaatagcttatctaaagtgatcatcaggtgggccatttccagcacaaatccaggttttctcaccctccacccccccacacaaattcactctcctgctggtgatagcccatccaaagtgacaactctttacacaatgtgcatgacaatcaagttgggctatttcctgcacaaatccaggttttctcacatcccccccacccccatacacacacaaactcactctcctgctggtaatagctcatccaaactgaccactcttcaagtttaaatccaagttaaaccagaacatctggggggtgtggggggggggggtaggaaaaaacaagaggaaacaggctaccttgcataaacTCCTACCAACagttaaaaaaattaggaaaataaATGGCAAACAAATTTGTTAACACAGCGTTAAGGTTTCccagtgacagcttgtgccttTCCAGAATTCAGAGTTCAGCAAAATTCAAGCTTcttaaaaccaggaaatacagactTAAGTTAGGTAtgagggggtagccgtgttagtctgtgtccacaaaaacaatgaggagttcggtggtaccttaaagactaacagatttatctgggcataagctttcgtgggtagaaatgggttttttacccacaaaagcttatacccaaataaatctgttagtctttaaggtgccacgaGACTTAAGTTAAATGCCCTTACAACCATAAATCTGCCCCCTTTGAGTGATGCCCCACAACATCCATAAAACACATACAGTGAAAATGCAGAATGTGAGTACTTGCCCTATGCTCAAACactgagcctgcacccccccataGAATACTACACTTGGAAAATTTACCAACCACTTTCTACCCTTTTACAACCTCTTCACACACGCATACAGGATACCACCTAAACTTATACTTCATTAAATCCACAGACTGCTCTCATATCCCAGCTCACTACCAACTATATCCATGGCAAGAAGCCCCCAGTGCCCTGCTACTGACACCACCTTCACAGTTCTGTATTGAAATCATGCAGGCTGGAATCTCTAGGTACATGTGCACATCCTTATTTTGATCACCCGTATTGGGCGGGGCTCAGACCCAGATCTCCTCttatcacaatcacagctctcTGATGCTCCTCAAACTAATCCTCTGATCTTCTTATATCACAAACACCCCTCTGCCAGCCTGCATCACCTACTGCCTCCACCATTCGATATGGTTACATCTAGCACAGGGAGTGAAGCTGGAGTGAATGCAGATAATTCCCAGTGGTCTTGCCAGCTCCAGGGGGGCAGAATGAAGGTTGCACGGCCATGCACTTTAACCCTGTATTTCTTGGCTTTCCAAAGTTTGAGTTATGCTGACCCtgacattctggaagggcacgaGATACCACAAGGCAATCGTAACTCTGGGTTAACAaaggcttgcttttttttttttgacatttatttATGATAGATATATAGATCCTAATCTAATTTGCcttggtgtaaatctagagtaatgacactgacttcagtgaactcaGTCTGGGTTATTACCACTGTGAACCCCAGCATTTTGCATAAACACATAGCACATCAAAATCCCACGGAGACAATAATGCCATCAGTTGATTATACCTGTCAAGACACACAGAATGAAGCCATCATCATGGGAGAAATCTGGAAATTTTATTCTTGGTGGATAATGACCACCCAGTCAGTTTCTTCAGGGCACCTTTAATCTCTTTGTTCCTCATGCTGTAGATTATGGGATTCATCATGGGAGGCACCACGGAATAGAGAACAGCCACGAAGAGATCCAGCCCTGATATTGAGCTGGAGGTGGGTTTCAGGTAAGCAAAGGCGCCAGTGCAAACAAACAAGGAGACCACAAGGAGGTGAGggaggcaggtggagaaggctttatgCCAGACTTGCTCAGAGGGGATTCTCAGTACTGTGGTGAAGACCTGAACATATGACACAATTATTAAAACAAAGaagcttaaagttaaacatacaTTAAATGTAATAACCCCAACTTCAATGGGATATGAGTCGGAGCAGGCGAGTTTGAGTAGCTGGGAGATTTCACAGAAGAACTGATCCACCATGTTGGCTCCACAGAAGGTCAATGCAAATGTGTTCCCGGTGTGTAGCACAGAGTAGAGAATCCCACTGATCCAGGCACTGGCTGCCATTTGGACACAAGCTCTCCTGTTCATCACAGTCTCATAGTGCAGTGGTTTGCAGATGGCAACATATCGATCATATGCCATTACGGTAAGGAAAGCAAAGTCAGCCTCAGTGAAGAAGATGAAGAGAAAGACTTGAGCAACACACCCAGCATAAGAAATTGACCTGGTATTCAACATGTAATTGGCCAAGGATTTGGGGATGGTGACAGAGATGGAGCCAAGGTCCAGGATGGACAGATTcatcaggaagaagtacatgggggtgtgaaggtaGTGGTCAAAGGCTATGGCCATGAAGATAAGAAGATTCCCCACCAGGGCTGCCAGATAAATCACTAGAAATACCACAAAGTGCAAAATCTGCAGCTCCTGAACATCAGAGAATCCCAGGAGAAGGAACTCAGTCACGGTGGTTTGGTTGGACATTTTCCTTCTCAGTACATGATGTCCTACCtgtggagggaaggagaagggcaaTGGCCAGGATTAGAGCAACAGAGGGAATGACCCTGATTCTCTCTCTGTAATATCTCATGGTGTGAATGTCAAAGGTGCACAGCACTTATTACTTCAGTTCACTAGGAGAGGTGAGCGCTCCTTGACCCCAACAATCAGACCACTAGACCAGTGCATTATCACACTAGGGTAAATTTGCATAACtcccttaaagtcaatggagctgcgtCAGTTTACACCTTCTGCCCAAGATATGGCTTGATAAAGATGCAGTATGAAAGAAGGAGCAAAGTACCACACCAATCCACCCGTTCTGCACAGGAGGGTTGTCCTAGTGCTATAAACACTATCCTCACAATTTGGGCATGAAACTATTgctaggtctacactatgagccagggtgtgattcccctgctcatgtacacacactcacaccagcTCTCTGTGAGCGAGCGtgaatataaatagcagtgtagtctCTGGAGCACGACTGAACCTAGTGCAAACCCGCCTAAAACCAGGGGTATGTACTCGGCATGGCTCACCCATGCCTCTGCTGCCACTACCCGTGCTGCTGCAGCCATACTGTTGTTTATACTTGAtaagagctagcacaggtatggaTACATGAGCAGAGGTGTAGCTTAAAATACTAAAATGCTAGCACAGCCTGATTTCCACTTGCCAGGGAAATACAGTGGACTCCTCCGGCATCCTAAGT
It encodes the following:
- the LOC140897822 gene encoding olfactory receptor 14A16-like, which encodes MSNQTTVTEFLLLGFSDVQELQILHFVVFLVIYLAALVGNLLIFMAIAFDHYLHTPMYFFLMNLSILDLGSISVTIPKSLANYMLNTRSISYAGCVAQVFLFIFFTEADFAFLTVMAYDRYVAICKPLHYETVMNRRACVQMAASAWISGILYSVLHTGNTFALTFCGANMVDQFFCEISQLLKLACSDSYPIEVGVITFNVCLTLSFFVLIIVSYVQVFTTVLRIPSEQVWHKAFSTCLPHLLVVSLFVCTGAFAYLKPTSSSISGLDLFVAVLYSVVPPMMNPIIYSMRNKEIKGALKKLTGWSLSTKNKISRFLP